The following are from one region of the Primulina eburnea isolate SZY01 chromosome 17, ASM2296580v1, whole genome shotgun sequence genome:
- the LOC140818637 gene encoding uncharacterized protein isoform X2, whose protein sequence is MAEEMEEAVDVDAEEAEEEDLGSSFTMEKVAAAKNFIENHFKSHMKDMQKRRQRRLMLEKVLANSDVSEEEQMDILKDLERKETEYMRLKRHKISVDDFELLTIIGRGAFGEVRLCQEKKSGDIYAMKKLKKSEMLSRGQVEHVKAERNLLAEVASAYIVKLYCSFQDSEYLYLVMEYLPGGDIMTLLIREEHLTETVAKFYIAQSVLAIESIHKHNYIHRDIKPDNLLLDKNGHMKLSDFGLCKPLDCSNLTPINENEQMNEENFKRLVDANGCLPDKGDGSHWKSSLEQLQHWQMNRRTLAFSTVGTPDYIAPEVLLKKGYGIECDWWSLGAIMYEMLVGHPPFYSDDPITTCRKIVHWRNHLKFPDEARLTPEAKNLIRRLICDVELRLGSHGAEEIKAHPWFKDIKWDKLYEMEAAYKPEVNGELDTQNFMKYDEVDPPPIKSSSVAWRKLRNPKDLSFVGYTYRNFEAIKGTKSLGDHALDYAA, encoded by the exons ATGGCGGAGGAGATGGAGGAGGCGGTGGATGTGGATGCGGAGGAGGCGGAGGAAGAAGATTTGGGGTCAAGTTTCACCATGGAAAAGGTCGCCGCTGCTAAGAATTTTATCGAGAATCATTTCAAAAGCCATATGAAAGACATGCAGAAACGCAGACAAAG GCGTCTCATGTTAGAGAAGGTATTAGCTAATTCAGATGTATCCGAGGAAGAGCAAATGGATATTTTGAAAGACTTGGAACGCAAAGAGACGGAGTATATGCGACTTAAGCGGCACAAGATTTCAGTTGATGATTTTGAGCTCTTAACCATCATAGGGAGAGGAGCCTTTGGAGAG GTTAGACTCTGCCAGGAAAAAAAATCCGGTGACATTTATGCAATGAAGAAGTTGAAAAAGTCAGAAATGCTTAGTAGGGGACAG GTTGAACAtgtgaaagccgagaggaatTTGTTAGCTGAGGTGGCCAGTGCGTACATTGTGAAACTTTATTGTTCATTTCAAGATTCTGAATACTTGTATTTGGTAATGGAATACCTACCTGGTGGAGACATTATGACATTACTCATAAGAGAAGAGCATTTAACTGAAACAGTAGCTAAATTTTATATTGCCCAAAGTGTTCTGGCGATAGAATCCATCCACAAGCATAATTATATCCACAG GGATATTAAACCTGATAACCTTCTGTTGGATAAAAATGGTCATATGAAGCTCTCTGATTTCGGCCTTTGCAAGCCTCTTGACTGCTCAAATTTGACTCCCATAAATGAAAATGAACAGATGAATGAAGAGAACTTTAAGAGACTTGTTGATGCCAATGGATGCTTACCTGATAAGGGAGATGGAAGCCATTGGAAGAGTTCTCTTGAGCAATTGCAACATTGGCAAATGAATAGGAGAACACTG GCATTTTCAACAGTCGGTACGCCTGATTACATTGCTCCAGAAGTATTATTGAAAAAAGGCTATGGGATCGAGTGTGATTG GTGGTCTCTAGGTGCCATTATGTATGAGATGCTTGTTGGTCACCCCCCATTCTATTCTGATGATCCAATAACAACATGTAGAAAG ATTGTGCACTGgagaaatcatttaaaatttcCAGATGAAGCAAGGCTAACTCCTGAAGCAAAGAACCTGATCCGTAGGTTAATTTGTGATGTTGAATTAAGGCTAGGCTCTCATGGGGCAGAAGAAATAAAG GCTCATCCATGGTTCAAAGATATTAAGTGGGACAAACTTTATGAGATGGAAGCAGCATATAAACCAGAGGTTAATGGGGAACTTGATACTCagaattttatgaaatatgACGAG GTGGATCCGCCGCCAATTAAATCTAGTTCAGTGGCTTGGAGGAAG